The following coding sequences are from one Rhodospirillales bacterium window:
- a CDS encoding PD-(D/E)XK nuclease family protein produces the protein MPKPLMEPAMSSNPFTRHGIEHLSPSSLNLWTAEPALWVMERLLGRRSPAGANAARGKAVEHGIHLGLLEPTLPVAECVMAALAAFDREMALNPDERREAERKNLPGYVEHGLKELRQYGVPTAHQEKVSVALDGVPVPIVGYIDWRFDQHGLVVDLKTAERLPSAISDSHGRQGAVYASAHGNYGMRFAYVKPSAGKSDGRAVAVYEMSGDEMKRHLDALCQIAIRLGRFLALSSDPQELAGLLVPDYDAFYWVNPTTRANGAAVYGF, from the coding sequence ATGCCAAAGCCGCTGATGGAGCCCGCCATGTCCAGCAATCCCTTCACGCGCCACGGCATCGAGCATCTCTCGCCCTCGTCCCTCAACCTCTGGACCGCCGAGCCGGCGTTGTGGGTCATGGAACGGCTCTTGGGCCGCCGCTCGCCCGCCGGCGCCAACGCCGCGCGCGGCAAGGCCGTCGAGCATGGCATCCACCTGGGGCTCCTGGAGCCGACCCTGCCGGTCGCCGAGTGCGTGATGGCGGCGCTGGCCGCCTTCGACCGCGAGATGGCTCTCAATCCCGACGAGCGCCGCGAGGCCGAGCGCAAGAACCTCCCCGGCTATGTCGAGCACGGCCTCAAGGAACTCCGCCAGTACGGCGTGCCCACCGCCCACCAGGAGAAGGTCTCGGTCGCCCTCGACGGCGTGCCCGTTCCCATCGTCGGCTACATCGACTGGCGCTTCGACCAGCACGGGCTGGTGGTCGACCTCAAGACCGCCGAGCGTCTGCCTTCCGCCATCTCGGATTCCCACGGCCGCCAGGGCGCCGTCTACGCCAGCGCGCATGGCAATTACGGCATGCGCTTCGCCTACGTGAAGCCCAGTGCCGGCAAGTCCGATGGCCGGGCGGTCGCCGTCTACGAGATGTCCGGCGACGAGATGAAGCGGCACCTGGACGCGCTCTGCCAGATCGCCATCCGGCTCGGACGCTTCCTCGCTTTGTCTTCCGATCCTCAAGAACTCGCGGGCCTGCTCGTCCCCGACTACGACGCTTTCTACTGGGTGAATCCGACGACGCGGGCCAATGGTGCCGCTGTCTACGGATTCTGA
- a CDS encoding helix-turn-helix domain-containing protein translates to MNSPFLNQIELAGRWRLSHRTLERWRWQGRGPRYLKIGGRVVYRAEDIDAYESGRLCLNAGGELVPAAEAAR, encoded by the coding sequence ATGAATTCCCCGTTTCTCAACCAGATCGAACTCGCCGGACGCTGGCGCCTCTCGCACCGGACCCTGGAGCGCTGGCGCTGGCAGGGCCGGGGCCCGCGCTATCTCAAGATCGGCGGCCGGGTCGTCTACCGCGCCGAGGACATCGACGCCTACGAGTCCGGCCGGCTCTGCCTGAACGCGGGCGGCGAGCTCGTGCCCGCCGCGGAGGCCGCGCGATGA
- a CDS encoding LexA family transcriptional regulator: protein MRHSLADRLRARSRQLGLNARQVAEIAGVNRSFVYDIMRGRSENPNLGKLEKVAVALKADRNWLLHGLGAVEGEPPIVDDIASEDMFVAIPSVRVTAAMGGGRLVEDSPENGKPYHFQRAWIRDELKADPAQLRIMHVEGDSMLPTLQDHDIILVDLSRASPTPPGVFVLFDGMGLVAKRLEFVPAGDPPRVRIVSDNPLYTAYERTADEINIVGRIRWFAREI from the coding sequence ATGCGCCACTCCCTCGCCGACCGACTCCGCGCCCGGTCCCGGCAGCTCGGGCTCAATGCTCGCCAGGTGGCGGAGATCGCCGGCGTCAACCGCTCTTTCGTCTACGACATCATGCGCGGCCGGTCGGAAAACCCGAATCTCGGCAAGCTGGAGAAGGTCGCCGTCGCCCTCAAGGCGGACCGCAACTGGCTGCTGCACGGTTTGGGCGCGGTCGAGGGAGAGCCCCCGATCGTCGACGACATCGCCTCCGAGGACATGTTCGTCGCCATCCCCTCCGTCCGCGTCACCGCCGCCATGGGCGGCGGGCGGCTGGTCGAGGACTCGCCCGAGAACGGCAAGCCGTACCACTTCCAGAGGGCCTGGATCCGCGACGAGCTGAAGGCCGATCCGGCCCAGCTCCGCATCATGCATGTCGAGGGCGACAGCATGCTCCCGACCCTGCAGGATCACGACATCATCCTGGTCGATCTCTCCCGCGCGTCGCCGACGCCGCCCGGCGTGTTCGTGCTGTTCGACGGCATGGGGCTGGTGGCGAAAAGACTCGAGTTCGTCCCCGCCGGCGATCCGCCGCGGGTGAGGATCGTCTCCGACAATCCCCTCTACACCGCCTACGAGCGGACGGCCGACGAGATCAACATCGTCGGCCGCATCCGCTGGTTCGCCCGGGAAATCTGA
- a CDS encoding thermonuclease family protein translates to MSFSWAKWLAIAALLAAPVGAFADSDHIIGVANVIDGDTIKIHDQRIRLHGIDAPESSQECHRRDGAAWGCGRQAALALRELIGQRPVTCVRQYADRYGRIVGVCSMGGNDINAWLVANGWAVAYRRYSSDYVGAETVARVSGLGIWSGEFVMPWEWRREKRSQIRVHTERRGELPAH, encoded by the coding sequence GTGTCGTTCTCCTGGGCAAAATGGCTCGCGATTGCCGCGCTTCTGGCGGCACCTGTCGGAGCATTTGCGGATTCCGACCACATCATCGGTGTCGCCAACGTCATCGACGGCGATACCATCAAAATCCATGATCAGCGCATTCGTCTTCATGGCATCGACGCGCCGGAAAGCTCTCAGGAATGCCATCGGCGGGATGGCGCCGCTTGGGGCTGCGGCCGACAGGCCGCCCTGGCGCTCCGAGAGCTGATCGGCCAGCGCCCAGTGACGTGCGTCCGGCAATACGCCGACCGTTACGGCCGGATCGTCGGTGTGTGTTCCATGGGTGGCAACGACATCAACGCCTGGCTTGTGGCGAACGGGTGGGCCGTCGCCTACCGTCGGTATTCGTCCGACTACGTCGGCGCCGAGACCGTGGCGCGGGTCAGTGGTCTCGGCATCTGGTCCGGCGAATTCGTCATGCCGTGGGAATGGCGCCGCGAAAAACGATCCCAAATCCGGGTTCATACGGAAAGGCGCGGCGAACTACCCGCTCATTGA
- a CDS encoding DUF2924 domain-containing protein yields the protein MTETIIARIAALKTTPTPDLKKQWRDLFETEPPPYNRRFLESRLAYRIQELAYGGLKPETVERLEALGEQLDGGNIVLRRTRADDKPIAGTRLIREWQGVEHTVTVLQDGYEWQGRPYRSLSAIARAITGTRWNGWVFFGLKNQRGRP from the coding sequence ATGACCGAGACCATCATCGCCCGAATCGCGGCCCTGAAGACGACGCCAACCCCGGATCTGAAGAAGCAGTGGCGCGATCTCTTCGAGACGGAGCCGCCGCCCTACAACCGCCGCTTCCTCGAAAGCCGGCTCGCCTACCGCATCCAGGAGCTCGCCTATGGCGGGCTGAAGCCCGAGACCGTCGAGCGCCTCGAGGCGCTGGGCGAGCAGCTTGACGGCGGCAATATCGTGCTGCGCCGGACCCGCGCCGACGACAAGCCGATCGCCGGCACGCGGCTGATCCGAGAATGGCAGGGCGTCGAGCACACCGTCACCGTCCTGCAGGACGGCTACGAATGGCAGGGGCGGCCCTACCGGTCGCTATCCGCCATTGCCCGCGCCATCACCGGCACGCGGTGGAACGGGTGGGTGTTCTTCGGTCTCAAGAACCAACGGGGCCGTCCATGA